One genomic segment of Plasmodium vivax chromosome 9, whole genome shotgun sequence includes these proteins:
- a CDS encoding casein kinase I, putative (encoded by transcript PVX_092440A), producing the protein MEIRVANKYALGKKLGSGSFGDIYVAKDIVTMEEYAVKLESTRSKHPQLLYESKLYKILGGGIGVPKVYWYGIEGDFTIMVLDLLGPSLEDLFTLCNRKFSLKTVLMTADQMLNRIEYVHSKNFIHRDIKPDNFLIGRGKKVTLIHIIDFGLAKKYRDSRSHTHIPYKEGKNLTGTARYASINTHLGIEQSRRDDIEALGYVLMYFLRGSLPWQGLKAISKKDKYDKIMEKKISTSVEVLCRNSSFEFVTYLNYCRSLRFEDRPDYTYLRRLLKDLFIREGFSYDFLFDWTCVYASEKDKKKMLENKNRFDQTADQEGRVKQN; encoded by the exons ATGGAAATAAGAGTAGCGAATAAATATGcgttaggaaaaaaattagggaGCGGCTCTTTCGGTGACATTTATGTCGCCAAAGATATTGTAACAATGGAAGAGTACGCCGTAAAATTA GAATCTACACGATCGAAGCACCCCCAGCTGCTGTACGAATCGAAGCTGTACAAAATATTGGGAGGAGGAA TCGGAGTGCCCAAGGTATATTGGTATGGCATAGAAGGGGACTTCACCATCATGGTTCTCGACCTCTTGGGGCCATCTCTAGAAGACTTGTTCACCCTTTGTAAcagaaaattttctttaaagacTGTCCTCATGACAGCCGATCAAATG TTAAACCGAATTGAATACGTTCACTCCAAAAATTTCATACACAGGGATATCAAACCGGATAACTTTTTGATAG gaagaggaaaaaaagttaccCTAATTCATATCATCGATTTTGGACTTGCGAAAAAGTATAGAGATTCGAGGTCGCACACGCACATTCCATacaaggaggggaagaattTGACGGGGACGGCGAGATATGCCAGCATAAACACACATTTAG GCATCGAGCAATCGCGCAGGGACGATATAGAAGCCCTGGGTTACGTCCTCATGTATTTCCTGCGAGGCAGTTTGCCATGGCAAGGCCTGAAGGCTATttccaaaaaggataaataCGATAAAATTATGGAGAAGAAAATATCCACGTCTGTGGAGGTCTTGTGTAGAAATTCAAGCT TCGAATTTGTAACCTATTTAAATTACTGTCGATCTTTACGATTTGAAGATAGACCCGATTACACCTACCTGAGGAGGCTCCTGAAGGACTTGTTCATAAG AGAGGGATTCTCGTACGACTTCCTGTTCGACTGGACCTGCGTCTACGCATCAGAGAAGGacaagaagaaaatgttagaaaataaaaaccgcTTCGACCAGACGGCGGACCAGGAAGGGAGGGTGAAGCAAAACTAG
- a CDS encoding hypothetical protein, conserved (encoded by transcript PVX_092445A): MAVDYNGDVMDMEGNDLLINHMDSNEKGGKYSVRLFKLKFKNDKSRQYEINNSMSSEAFLKGYLHNSSDLVMLSDDTFSLYDCEKKKKNTLINLNDCEPIDFVYFKKNIIFIQKNKCSLFQAKTNGKCSIMLNLKEPPVKVNFCSHMKNMIYLSTKSRVYFLKLLYLKDKTLKLSNTNMSLPAKCRQEEHVYHSHRNEHLQGRDEYREVIHVCSYSCKDVTVYKLVKGEVKNKKKCLTKLDIRMLNDESIKGVFFFKIKYPSRGCNFGEEPAPEGRRLGTSSTDGEKGSHASHASEGENARHVVDTKEVSKGEGQTGEEEAAHEKHASNTSATKEDVVKLYLLIYSESGKVLIYLIDHLNVPHFKFGLAHVSKCPLAHMQLPFKVAQIYNASDHLLKRVMKQKCIIKKKKENSPNFAKYLEHMVNKYAYVNSNFFMDTIFLSEKSAVVYTIQIRHDFLTPPEEAAEGAAEGAAEAVLLKVMNSNDKLVAIKDVEDNEVKKNLVHKILNESKFSCYSDSDSYIDSDITWNDDSDKTDSCDEDRSDYSEGDVAADQGGEAVKPGLPMPGGEPQLEQMVRDDPGKSAPKGCSPNGAHNDQRNGAGAPEEEPSGGSSHETDHLKQGEERAARGTPQGADEFEVTTNVSRNDGSFSNSTRVKNGTQASCSSTPSLGGSDTVQGEQADELGEAGEVCAMSGISGVSVLNDDVAQGAGEQKAEANLTDRKGEERKKRKLKNEESAPGAEVAEGNFAQRENVKKSKVGDSSLDETAGEAAGEATGEAAGEAAGEATSEVAGALPTRKRAIKTEDCFNDMDSHSEGERKNNGDESATTPSDKFLALSSIIKLNMSLGRYNKVIMLINVKDKKLIKDTVANLGRKYCIKLLEVLLNSLARNRFFLGTFFFWIKAICKEHKETLKGKKYRRLVSKISLIAENNLKNECIIKHVINKIDFTIDHIKKNQVWKNDEILNYQDGTIMK, from the coding sequence ATGGCGGTGGATTACAACGGAGACGTCATGGACATGGAGGGAAACGACCTGCTAATAAATCACATGGACAGCAATGAGAAGGGTGGAAAGTATAGCGTCCGTTTATTCAAATTAAAGTTCAAGAATGATAAGTCGAGGCAATACGAAATTAACAACTCGATGTCGTCTGAGGCCTTCCTTAAAGGGTACCTCCACAACAGCTCCGATTTGGTGATGCTCTCAGATGATACTTTTTCTCTCTACGAttgtgaaaagaaaaaaaaaaacacgttaataaatttgaatGATTGTGAGCCAATcgattttgtatattttaaaaaaaatatcatttttatacaaaagaATAAGTGCTCCCTATTTCAAGCCAAGACGAATGGCAAATGTAGCATTATGCTAAATTTGAAGGAACCCCCTGTGAAGGTGAATTTCTGCTCccatatgaaaaatatgatatatttgaGTACCAAGAGTAGGGTCTACTTCTTAAAGCTGCTTTACTTGAAGGACAAAACGCTGAAGCTGAGTAATACCAATATGAGCCTCCCTGCAAAATGCCGGCAGGAGGAACATGTGTACCATTCGCACCGAAATGAACATCTGCAGGGGAGGGACGAATATAGGGAGGTTATACACGTCTGCAGTTACTCCTGTAAGGATGTCACCGTCTACAAATTGGTGAAGGGGGaagtgaagaacaaaaagaagtGCCTCACCAAGCTAGATATAAGGATGCTAAATGATGAGTCCATAAAGggggtcttttttttcaaaattaaatacCCTTCGAGGGGGTGCAACTTTGGGGAGGAGCCCGCACCGGAGGGGAGGCGTCTTGGCACCTCCAGCACGGATGGTGAAAAAGGGAGTCACGCGAGTCATGCGAGCGAGGGAGAAAACGCCCGCCATGTTGTAGACACTAAAGAAGTatccaaaggggaaggccaaacgggggaggaagaagcagcccATGAGAAACACGCAAGCAACACATCCGCCACGAAGGAAGATGTTGTGAAGCTGTACCTACTCATATACAGCGAAAGTGGCAAGGTGCTGATTTACCTCATCGATCATCTGAATGTCCCCCATTTTAAGTTCGGCCTAGCACACGTGAGCAAGTGCCCTCTAGCACACATGCAGCTGCCATTCAAAGTGGCGCAAATATACAACGCATCTGACCATCTGCTCAAAAGAGtaatgaaacaaaaatgtatcataaaaaagaagaaagaaaattctcccaattttgcaaaatatttgGAACATATGGTTAACAAATACGCCTACGTAAATAGTAACTTTTTCATGGACACTATTTTTTTGAGTGAAAAATCGGCTGTTGTTTATACAATACAGATTCGCCACGACTTTTTAACCCCCCcagaagaagctgcagaaGGTGCTGCGGAAGGTGCTGCGGAGGCTGTGCTGCTGAAGGTGATGAACTCGAATGATAAACTTGTGGCCATTAAAGATGTGGAGGATAatgaggtgaaaaaaaatttggttcacaaaattttgaatgaATCGAAATTTTCCTGCTACTCTGATAGCGACTCCTACATTGACAGCGACATCACGTGGAATGACGACAGTGATAAAACGGACAGCTGCGATGAGGACCGATCGGATTACAGCGAGGGTGATGTAGCAGCGGACcaggggggtgaagcggtgaaaccTGGTTTGCCCATGCCCGGGGGGGAACCCCAATTAGAGCAAATGGTCCGCGATGATCCGGGGAAAAGCGCTCCAAAAGGTTGTTCCCCTAACGGTGCACATAACGATCAACGTAACGGCGCAGGCGCCCCCGAGGAAGAACCCTCCGGTGGAAGCAGCCACGAAACGGATCATCTCAAACAGGGCGAGGAACGCGCCGCAAGGGGAACCCCGCAGGGGGCCGACGAATTCGAGGTCACCACGAATGTGTCAAGGAATGATGGAAGTTTTTCCAACTCGACGCGCGTAAAGAACGGGACGCAGGCGTCCTGCAGTTCGACGCCCTCCTTGGGGGGCAGCGACACTGTGCAAGGGGAGCAAGCGGACGAATTGGGAGAAGCAGGGGAAGTGTGCGCGATGAGCGGGATTAGCGGCGTGAGTGTATTGAACGATGATGTCGCCCAAGGGGCGGGCGAACAAAAGGCGGAGGCAAACTTAACAGACCGAAAGGGcgaggaaaggaaaaaaagaaaattgaaaaacgAGGAAAGCGCACCGGGGGCGGAGGTTGCAGAGGGAAATTTTGCACAGcgcgaaaatgtgaagaagtcTAAAGTGGGAGACAGCTCATTAGACGAAAcggcgggggaagcggcgggggaagcgacgggggaagcggcgggagAAGCAGCGGGAGAAGCGACGAGCGAAGTGGCAGGTGCCCTGCCGACCCGGAAGAGAGCGATCAAGACGGAGGACTGCTTTAACGATATGGACAGCCACTCCGAAGGtgagaggaaaaacaacGGTGACGAAAGTGCAACCACCCCCAGTGACAAATTTTTAGCCCTGTCATCCATAATAAAGCTAAATATGTCTCTAGGAAGATACAACAAGGTAATTATGCTGATCAATGTgaaagacaaaaaattgatcaaAGATACAGTTGCCAATTTGGGGAGAAAATATTGCATAAAATTGTTGGAGGTGCTTTTGAATTCTCTAGCGAGGAATAGGTTTTTTCtgggcactttttttttctggatTAAAGCCATATGTAAAGAGCATAAAGAGACGCTGAAGGGAAAGAAGTATCGTAGACTGGTGAGCAAAATATCGCTCATCGCGGaaaacaatttgaagaatgaatgtataataaaacatgttataaacaaaattgattttACCATCGaccatattaaaaaaaaccaagtttggaaaaatgacgaaattttaaattaccaAGATGGAACCATCATGAAGTGA